Within the Oncorhynchus clarkii lewisi isolate Uvic-CL-2024 chromosome 2, UVic_Ocla_1.0, whole genome shotgun sequence genome, the region GAGAATAAACACATCAGATTTAGGCTTTCAACAGAGCAGCATGTTTCAATAGTCCATTTGACTATTTACCAGGTGTAAAACAAATCTGCCATTACCTTTACTGGGGCCAAACCATTGCTTTCCAGTCGCTCCAAAACATGTATGTTGTGGTCAAATAAGTCAGCCACATATATGTGCCTACATGAAAACATAAATAGTTATATGTTACATAACATCACATCAACAGACCTTATCATGTCAACATGTGATATCCACTCTATAATCAAACACGTAACAGGTTTGACTGCCCATATGGACAGGATTATTGAACTGTGTGTACACAGGACAGTACTCAAAGCACTTTGAAATTCTTTGTGTAATgtcattatttttttaattgtaattttaTCAGACATCCTTatacagagcgacttacagtagtgagtgcatacatttgagTACTTTATTCTTTTAAAAACATGTCATACTGGTTAccaatgggaatcaaacccacaaccctggcgccatgctctaccaactgagctacacgggacTGAATACTTGAATAGAGCTATAGAAGTTGAATACATTATTGTACCTTTTGTCAGGTGAGATGTTGATGCCATTGGCCATGTAGAATCCCTCAGCCACTACTTTGACCTCTTCAGGGCTGTAATACACAACGTTAGACCAGGGCTGAGCCAGAAGTACCTCCAGAGTATTCAGAGTGCCTCCACTGAAATAGTGATCGTTGGTGGCATAGAAGCTCTCCACTCCCACAGCCACAATGTCATTCACACTAAGAGAAAACCACAGATCAACTTAAATCACTATTTACTCTAAATGGCATATTAAAGAACTGTTAGATGCATaacatgacaaaacaaaaatgatCATTAGTTTGTGCTCAGTTCAAATATCCCTAATTTCTCCAAACTCTCAGTCTTAGCCAAGTTTAAGAGGATAGGCTACATTTCCATATTGTTACCATGTAATTTACACTTTTAGCCCTGCTGTAATATGAAACTCTACTGACAATCTAGGTAACAAACCAAATTGGTTTGAAGCAATGACATGACTTTAGCTCTTGCATACCTGTGAAGGAATTCATGCTTTATGGTTTTCACATAGACAAGGGAGTGGTCCTCCTCAACAAACAGAAAGATCTCCACTTGTGTTTTCTTTTGAGGGTGATTGACCACAAACAGGTATACTGAGTTATCTGGAAAGTGGAGAAAAGATTCAGCTCAATCAATTGATCCGTCTTGTGTTTTTGACAGTTATCTTTTCACACAAGAGAAGATTGGGAAGAGCAGCAGATGCATTTCAAAACCTGtttgtgtcccaaaatggcaccctattccccatatagtgcactacttttgaccagagccctatagggaatagtgtgccatttgtgacacagatTATGGGTTTTATTTACCCGTCTCATCTGTGTATACACTGATTCCATGTGGATTGAAGGAGTCCAGGTCAAAGCCTCTCCCCATGCGGAGCTCCACTGGTTTCATCCTAGAATCTTCACTCATATCAAGGGTGTACATCTTTCCAGGGTCATCTGAATAGGACGGCAATACAGGATCCTTCAAGCCCTAGTAATTCCAATAATATTAAGATTAATATTAGGATATGTTGAtagcctaatacatttatttacgaCTACATTTTTTATGTTGCGTGTTTCATATAGGGCCAAGTCAATGTTGTAACTCACAGTGCTAATAATAGCAAGTCCATTGGGAAGTATTGTGAGGTCCTCTGATCCGTACTCTGTCAGAAATCAAATCACATGTGTTTAGATACGGCTTTACAGGCAAATAGCGTTGTACAGTTACTTCATATAATACCATTGAACATGTGGCACAGAGCTTATGGAAAGGCATGCCTTTTATATCCATGCCAGCACTGTTAAAGTTCCCAATGTCCTGTACATTCATGTGTACTGTACGTACCAAGGCTTTTGATTGGATGGCAGTTTGGGAGGTGGGTTTGGACAAGCTTTCTGGAAGCAAGAGTCCTTTTCCTGCAACATGTAAAATAAGGTTCAAATTTACATCCCTTCAAATGGTTCAAACTCCAGAATAACACTGCAGTTTTAACACTGTAGTTATGACTTAGGGCATTTTTATGTGTCTATGTACAAACAATCATTAAATATAGCCTAGTCAGCTATCACATTTAGTATAGCCTCAGACTACTGTAACTTGAGCATTGAGATCAGATTTGCTTGGCGCACAGCATTGCTGTTTGTCAACAACATGTAGTGACCCTCAATCTCTCAATTTATAAGTTCAGAAAAGTGAAAATAACCCAAACCATTATTACTCAGTAATAAAGCACTGGCTAATAAAGGGAAGTTAAATAGAAAAACCGGCTTATATCGCTTGCtgtcaacaaaacacatttttgagGTTGCTAGCAAAAACACtaaattggctagctagctactataaCAGCTAGCATGCAATTTTATTACAGCTAAAAAAAAGCTACAACTACATAAACACAGCCTACCTTAAGTTAATAATTCTCTCTCCAAGAAATGCTGACAAAGCAGCAACAAAAAGTGATATGGCAACCAGCTTCCCCATTTTGAATAATTAGATAGTAGTAAATTGAGCAACTTTCGAGATAACTTCACATGTTCTGTTGAAGACCTGCCAGTCTCCGCCCCGCCCGGAGGCGACCCCTGTCTCCCGCAGACACTCACTGAGCGGCAACAATGCAACTGTAGTTGATGTCAAATGTTGCCACTGAATGTGTGCGATGTGCAGTCCAATGTTGTGTATAAACTCCGGATGCCTAACAGGGAGCGCTTTATTGAAGCCATCTTGGTATTCCTTCTCCGTTGTACTTCTTTTATTTTGGtagctatagaaatgcatgtattaatgtctacattcgttTGTGACATTTTTATTCTATTCCAGACACCTTCATACATACTTTTAAATAATATTATGTGTgctaaacatacaaatacaaaatgaaaaatatattaaaacatttccatagTTGTTTTTAAAGTACCGTTACTGTCCACACAaggaaaaaaatacataaatacatgcAATTTTTTCCTTGAAACAttgaattgaaatactgtagaattccattcattcctatggaggactgctcccaCTGGGGAGTGGCTAATgtggtggcttcaaagcctctcaatggccaataggaGAGGGTCAGCAATCCAGGGCTTAGATACATTATTAGTGCATACACTGATGTCAGTGATATAGTAGgacgtcattgcaaataagaatttgttcttaactgcctagttaaataaaggttaaataaaatagaaaacatTTGTTGTTTAGACTCCATTACATAATACGTTAGGCTGGGCTAGTTGAAATAAATTAATCTGTCTGTGTTGCTTGTACACCAATCTAACCGTGCATATATTTCCCAGGGTTTCTACACCATCAATGTCTGTACATTTCACAGAAAGAACAGAAAACATACAATGATAAAGGACTATTCATACCTGCCTGTTTAAAATTGTTTATTTATGAAGTCGATTTTTTTTTGCAAGTGATAAGACTCCtcccaaaataaaaacaaaaagttACAAAATTGCCTATGTATTGAAAATCATGTGTAAGAGACCgcattaaaaaacaaacaaatatgtaTACAGAAGTAAAAGTAACACCAAATTGGCAAACTATTGACCCTGTGATAGTCAGCATTTGGTGCATGCAACCTAACAGTTACTGTAGAGTATCTACAGATGTCCAATCCAAGTACGACAGCTTCTAACAACTTCCAAACACCGGTAACTCCTGCACTTAACAGTAGTGTATGAGCAACTATCCAGCACTGCCAAGTGGGGGCTACATCAGAGAATCCTGTCTCGTTTTGTGAAGTTGTCTACAGGTTCAGTGTATTGCAACAGCAGGAATCCCCAAACAAACTGTTTCAAGCTAGACTGTATATTTGGGACatacaaaataaatgttattatccattctcttcttcttcttcatcatgtCTACATTGTTTTAGAATTCCTAGACCAAATCATCCAGACaggtgtgacaaataaaacatgaTGTCAAGTCCAGATCTCAAAATATAACTGAACAGGGAAAAGCAATTTCAACATCTTTTCTCTGTCATTCTTCTCAACGTAATAAAAAGGAAACCCACTGGTCAGGCCAACACATAGTAGAGAGTGGGGTGGGCTGAACTGACCCACGGGCCAGGCCAACACATAGTAGAGAGTGGGGTGGGCTGAACCGACCCACGGGCCAGGCCAACACATAGTAGAGAGTGGGGTGGGCTGAACCGACCCACGGGCCCACACAAACATAGGTGAGGAGGTCCCATGAGGAGGTGGTGGTTTCAGGGCTGTGCTCCGGTGGCTGATGGGAGGTGGAGGTTTCAGGGCTGTCCCCGGCAGCCGCTGGGAGGAGGTGGTCGAGGTTTCAGGGCTGTGCCCCGGCAGCCgctgggaggagggggtggaggtttCAGGGCTGTGCCCGGCAGCCgctgggaggaggtggtggaggtttCAGGGCTGTGCCCTGGCCgctgggaggagggggtggaggtttCAGGGCTGTGCCCCGGCAGCCgctgggaggagggggtggaggtttCAGGGCTGTGCCCCGGCAGCCgctgggaggagggggtggaggtttCAGGGCTGTGCCCCGGCAGCCgctgggaggagggggtggaggtttCAGGGCTGTGCCCCGGCCGCTGGGACTTGTGGGGCCAGAGTGTTGGGGGCAGAAATGACAGGTGATCCAGCGTTGTTAGCCAGTGCCTTTGTGGAGGTGATACCTAGAAGAGATAGTGGACACATTCTCACCAATGACTTCTACTGTCAGTACACTTATTGACAGGAAGTGAAAGAAGAGAGCAGGGTGATCTATGGTCAGgagtagggctgtggcggtcacacaatcaggtgattgtcaagcaaataactgttggtctcacggtaattgaccgttaattaacaaacacatttagcatcttctggcttccacacacagccttcaGGCCACTGATGCAGATGTTAGGGCCATTTACATtgtaaaaagtctaataaatacagcctacatcatcacaataaatccatgatttattttagacaggtctaaagccAGGTAggctggctggcatgaaaatgttGTAAATAAATGTTGTAAATAtaaacaatgtgcttaatattaggaaagttgagaaataaagtaggcctagcctatagaaagctgacgGGATCCTCCTCtatttagtagaggccatcactctgttttctcgcacaattgcatagcctacagAAATGTTGCGCACCATGAGCTCATGGGTTCCCATGAAATGTTTaattagattttcgattacatttgcattgatgtcagagtgattagagggacaatagagtgcggagtaccaggcagttagcaagtttggtaggctactaatgaccagcagcagcattagAGCTTGGAGAAGtctaattactgtgactaaacggtcatgtggaatttgactgccggtAATATGATCACTGCAACAGCCCTAGTCAGGAGTACTCACCATAGATCACAAATAAAACACTGGTGTTGGGAAACCATTCAAACAATATACAAAGTGTAATGATAACAGCACATCTTCCCAGGGagtggcaccctataccctaaatagtgcactacttttgataggGCCCAATAGCACCCTataccctaaatagtgcactacttttgaccaaagcccaaaGACCAAAATGCAGTGTTGGATGACTTACCTGCCATCATACTGGAAGAGCTGACTGGAGTGGAGCTGGTAACTATTCCTCCAGGAGTGCTGCCCCTTCCCTGATCTTTAACAACGGAGTCTGGcatcagagagagcgagagagacaatcAGATATCTTCTAAATCAACACTCATTAACCCAATCCACCGACAGCTATGATACCAACActcattaacacaatccaccgaCAGCTATGATACCAACActcattaacacaatccaccgaGTGACGTCATACCAATACTCATTAACACAATCCGACAGCTATGATAGCAACActcattaacacaatccaccgaCAGCTATGATAGCAACACAATCCACCGACAGCTATGATACCAACACTCATTAACCCAATCCACTGACAGCTATGATAGCAACACAATCCACCAACAGCTATGATACCAACActcattaacacaatccaccgaCAGCTATGATACCAACACTCATTAACCCAATCCACCGACAGCTATGATACCAACActcattaacacaatccaccgaCAGCTATGATACCAACACTCATTAACCCAATCCACCAACAGCTATGATACCAACACTCACTAACACAATCCACCGACAGCTATGATACTAACACTCATTAACCCAATCCACCAACAGCTATGATACCAACActcattaacacaatccaccgaCAGCTATGATACCAACACTCATTAACCCAATCCACCAACAGCTATGATACCAACActcattaacacaatccaccgaCAGCTATGATACCAACACTCATTAACCCAATCCACCAACAGCTATGATACCAACACTCATTAACCCAATCCACCAACAGCTATGATAGCANNNNNNNNNNNNNNNNNNNNNNNNNNNNNNNNNNNNNNNNNNNNNNNNNNNNNNNNNNNNNNNNNNNNNNNNNNNNNNNNNNNNNNNNNNNNNNNNNNNNTGAAATGAAAGAGAACAGATTCAGCACACAGGGTTCTTTCGGACGGAAAATTGGTCAAAGGACTTTTACTTTTGCAGCAGTTTTCACTGTtgatgtaggtctactgtaactGCAAAAACGAGAAGGCCAACAACATTGGCTTTGGTTTgacaaaataatttcaaatattgacaggggtgtaaagtacttaagtaaaaatactagaAAGTACTTCTTacgtcgttttttggggtatctgcactttgttactatttatatttttgaaaacTTGTACTTTTACTTCCCTACATTActcaagaaaataatgtacttttaacaccatacatttcccctgacacccaaaagtactcgttacattttgaatgattagTAGCACAGAAAATGCTCCAATTcaagcacttatcaagagaacatccctggtcatccctactgcctctgatctgatggactcactaaacagagaacatccctggtcatccctactgcctctgatctgatggactcactaaacagagaacatccctggtcatccctactgcctctgatctgatggactcactaaacagagaacatccctggtcatccctactgcctctgatctgatggactcactagaatagaccatccctggtcatccctactgcctctgatctggaggactcactaaacagagaacatccctggtcatcctactgcatctgatctgatggactcactaaacagagaccatccctggtcatccctactgcctctgatctggaggactcactgaaacagagaacatccctggtcatccctactgcctctgatctgatggactcactaaaagatagaccatccctggtcatccctactgcctctgatctgggagactcactaaacagagaacatcactggtcatcctactgcctctgatctggaggactcactaaacagagaacatccctggtcatcctactgcatctgatctggaggactcactaaacacacatgctttgtttgtaaattatgtctgagtgttggagtgtgcccctggctatccttaaattgaaaaaaacaagaaaattatgCCATCTGGTTCGCTTAATACAAGGAATtttaaatggtttatacttttacttttgatacttaggtatatgttagcaattatatttacttttgatacttaagtcaATTTAAATAGTAATTTCCTGGGTGGCTTTCACTTTTGATATATTATGgtattttactcaagtatgacagttgggtagtCTTTCTCCAACACTGAATATTGATGAGTGACTGCCTATACTGAAATTGTTGAGATGGTTAGAATAACTCACCCTTCTCTTGCTCCTTTACTGGTTCCTTTCATTTTCATGACCTTGCGCCGAAGAAACGGAGCGTTTGACTCTACATGGGTGGCGCACGGGTTTATGTTCAAGGCCCAGTTTAGCTTTGTTCAATCCGAACATCTGGACGTCTTTTCCGCGTTGATAAACGGTGACGTCATATAGGTACAACCGTAGCCAACAGCGCGACCCTGTCATTATGACATACATTTTGGAATGTTGCTGTATGATCGCTAGGAGAACAGTTGAACTCTTGGCCCCATTCAAAACATGTAGCCTCTTCCTGCTATGCTGATTTaattcaataaatcaatcaatgagCAGGCTGAATTTTTTTAATAAATCTAATAAATGTAATATGGGAGAATAGTAGAATATTCTTTACAGTCATGGAATTTATATAACATCCGTTTGGTGGGAAATGCCATAATTTTCTGCATGGTTTATCTCAATTCGTTAATTTTTTTACCTCATACAGTCTTGTGTTTGTAGGCTAGGTTATAAAACATAAGATTTCAAATAGAACTGAATGGAAAGGGGAAGAGCAAAAAAATCAGGCCTACTTGGTTAAAAAATACCAGGGCATGATGGCTGGTATTTCTAGAAGT harbors:
- the LOC139419762 gene encoding serum paraoxonase/arylesterase 2-like translates to MGKLVAISLFVAALSAFLGERIINLRKRTLASRKLVQTHLPNCHPIKSLEYGSEDLTILPNGLAIISTGLKDPVLPSYSDDPGKMYTLDMSEDSRMKPVELRMGRGFDLDSFNPHGISVYTDETDNSVYLFVVNHPQKKTQVEIFLFVEEDHSLVYVKTIKHEFLHSVNDIVAVGVESFYATNDHYFSGGTLNTLEVLLAQPWSNVVYYSPEEVKVVAEGFYMANGINISPDKRHIYVADLFDHNIHVLERLESNGLAPVKVVEVGSLVDNIYVDPETGDLWIGCHPNGWKLFRNDPEDLPGSEVIQIKDIHSEKPVVTQVYAYDGSVLIGSSVAAPYGGKLLIGTIYQKALVCDLAKVDQ